The genomic region ACATGGGAATAAGCTCTTTGACATTGATCTTGATAATGATGCTTTGGACTAcatatcaaaaataaacaaaataaaagcaaaacaaacaagtaggaatatttcaaacaaaaaagtttctgcacagaaaagcaaataatcaagaaaaaaagaaaaagaaacaaagataaccaactggatgggagaaaatatgtgcaaatcatACATCCTATAAGGGGTTAATAGCCAAATATACAAGAAAAtcatataactcaataacaacaaaaaaataggcGAAGGACATAAGTAaacataagtatttttttttccaaataagacatacaaatggccaacaggtacatgaagaAAAGAGTTCAACATTCTTAATCAtctgtgaaatgcaaatcaaaaccacaatgagatgttacCTCATTTTTGTTAAGATtgctattatcaaaaagtcaaAACAAGAACAAGTGTTtttgaggatgtggaaaaaagggaaccttcgtgcattgttggtgggaatataaactggtgcagtcactctggaaaacagtatggaggttcttcaagaaattaaaaatagagctcccATATGAGGCAGCCACCTTACTTCTGGTGATCTACCTACAGTCAACAAAATCATTACCACAAAGAGATCTCTGTACTCccacattcacagcagcattatgcACAATATGACCAGTACCGCATGGTGTCACTTATATACGGAATCTTTCTTTCAGagttgaactcatagaaacagcaTAAAAGTGGCTGCCGGGGGTTAGGAAGtgggagaaatagagaaagactGGCAAAAGAGTACAAACTTTCAATTATAAGATAAAGATCTGAGGAGCTTAATAACTTGAGGGAGGGGATCCTTTCACAGTGTACACATATATCAAAAAATCACTTTGTTCACTTTACACACAtaatttatttgtcaattatacctcaataaagcttaaaaaaaaaaaaaagcaaactacaaTGCCACTCCCCACATCCTAATCTTTTATTCTGCTTTAAACCCATCCTCAGCAGTTATCACCatctgacatttatttatttctatgttaATTGTCTGAGTATTCCCACTGCAAAGTAAGCTTCATGAAGGGAGgagtttgttttgttcatttctataTCCTTAATGCCAAAAAAAACAGTATCAAAACAAATAtctataaatgaatgaaactgatTTGTTCAGGCTCATCTATGGGTTTAAAGACTTTTGGCTAGTACCTAATTAAGCCAACATATGCCTgttctttttagaaaatttttactCTAATAAATAAAGGTTAAATTGCCAGAGAGCTAACATCTCATTAACAATTCTGATATGAATGTACACCTAACACATTCATATATTtgctaaatacttttttaaacatATTGCATAATAAATACAGAATAAGTCTAGTGTTATGAAATTAAGCAACTCTTTCTTCTacaaaatacatttgtttaaatGTCTGTAAGAGCTTTAAActtacaaattataaaatatttatgaacagtAGATGAATATCTACCATTGATGCAAATGAAAGGTAGTATGAAAccaacttttccttttttacattACCAGCTTATTTGCCTATCTCTTTCTATTTTACAAGCTATAGGTAATATGAATAATCACCTATGTCCAGGAACAGGCATCATGGTGTCAAATTCAGTGAAATTAACTTAATGTATTAAATGGCTTGGAATTAGGATCTCAGTTACCAGATTAATAGCCAGCAAGATAATTGTTGGTCATTACCTAGTTTCCATAGAGataatatttactttatacaGTTTGACATTGAGGCAACTCATCATTTCTAAATATGAATTAACCAGGGTAATTATACTTTTACCCTTTTGCATGTTATTTCTTTTAAGAACTGCCTACATTCCAATCTGAGGTCCACCATTTGCTAAGAGTATGATTTCATAAAGTTATTTAACTTAATCCTAAACTTTGTTACTAAATTCCACATAAATTTTTGGTTagtattaaataaaacaatgcatGGAAACTGCTTATCACATTTTGAGGCACATCAGTATCAGCATCATTATCAttcttataattatattatagttAAAGAATGAAGCAAGTATCACCAAAAATACAAATAAGGCTACCCAgatcaaaaattgaaaaaaaaaggcagatgtGTAAAAATGATCTTGTATCtaatgtgaaaaaatattaaaacaattggAAAATTAATTCATGACTTTAAAACTTTAGAATTGCTATATTCATGGACAGACTAGTTAAACAAGTCAGATAAGCTTATAATTCttgatattatataatacataactTCACTGAtcacaaattttatttaacattttcaaaacattCCATATAATGTTTTCAAAAGAGGTTAGGTCATGTTATGTACTACAACCTAGTCACTAAGAGGACTGATCTTTGCATTTAAATAGTTTAATCTGGCTATGCCACTAGCCAGTTGTATAATCCctcagtctcagttttcttatgaGTAAAATGGGGAACATACTAGTTAGTACCTATCTCATAGGAATTATATCATAAACAATTACTCATGAACTTAGTGGCTTTGGACACATTACTTAACCTATCTGTGCTCCCAATTATCTTGCCTGTACAATGAGTTACAATAACAGTAATGATTTCAATCACCTCCAGAGTCAATAAATTATGTCTCCAAAGACACAGAAGAGTAAATGGGACATATTGTTGAGAGAACACTAAATGGGACTTACTGTTGAAAGAACTATtagtgtgaaagaaagtgaaaatgaagtcgctcagtcttgtctgactctttacgaccccacagattgtagcccacggaattttccaggcaagagtattggagtgggttgccatttccttctccaggggatcttcctgacccagggatcaaagccaggtctccggcattgcaggcagaggctttacctctgtgccaccagggaagccctattaatgTGAATAGTAGCAAcaaaagcagcagcagtagtgggAGTAGTAGTAATCAcggtggagaaaaaagaataaaaaataatgaatacagCCCATCAACAATTTTCTTGAACTGAATTTTATACTGAAAAACAAAGTTTTTCTGTTAAATAACAGACTGCATTAAATCAaccttccctttcatttttttgtgCCAAAACATGGAtcctatttaataataaaaagctttgctaaaatacaaaataaaatttatacaaatttattttataatggttATTATTTAACTAAGACATACCAATATTCTATCATGAACTATAAAAGATACTCATTATTTTAGATAAAGTAAATGGAATTAATTTCCTTCCACTTTCTTCTGAGGCTCAGAATCTGAATAGCACAACTAAGGAAAATAGTAATATGGCTGAATTACATTTCAGCATGATACAAATGAAGTAAGTTTAAGTACAGAAATGATTTAAAGCAAATTATAAATAGGAAAGAATATTAGAGAGTGAAAACTAAGGAAAACATAGTTCCCATTCATGAGATGGAATAAGAAAACTGACTATAAGGAAAACTATAATTCATATCATTTATTATAAAGAGAAAATCAGCATACCTTTGGCAGGATTTGCATCATATCCATATGAAGTTTTGTTTAAAACATGATGATCACCAGAAGAGGGTATTATCCTTGAATCTGAAATAGGATGGATCCCTTTCACACGTTCAGCTATTGCTTTATGGTGCTCATAAAATCCAAATTTCCTTGGGGAGCTTGTTGCCAACATTGTTTCACCATTTTGTATTACTATATGATCTTCTCTTGTATCTGTTGAGAGGCGAGTCTCTGAGTCACTCCCATTCATAACAGGTAGTTTAGTGATTTGCAATAACACTTCCTTCTGATTAGCAGCAGAGGTTTCCGGTAAAGAATTAGATTCCGTGCTACATCGACCTTCTAATCTGTATTTTCCAGGAGACACAATTGCACAGGGAACGGTTCCCCTAAGGTCTCTTGTGGTCTTTGTAACAGCAGCAGGATTAGGAGAAATCTGAGAGGTAGAATCATTGTGGCCAAGGTTGTCACAGTGGGATGCCATACTTCCACTTTTAGGAAATGCATCTGTTTCAGACACAGAATCTTCAGTCAAGGCTAAGAACTCTGAAGGTGTCTGAGCTGTAGTAAGATCAGCAGAAAGCAATGGAGATTGTAAAGAGCTACCTGCCCGTTCTGTTACATCCACAGAACAAGATGGAGAACCTCTCACTAATACAGGTTCCCGTTCTTGGTACTGTGTAATTTCCAATGAGAATTCAGATTGTTGTACTAATGAAATAGATTGGCTCTGTGGAACTGGCTTAGACAATTTATAGTGAGATGAGAAAGATTTAGTAAGAAGCTTCTTTGTTGACTGCTTAACAGAACGGCGAGTTTGTTCTTCTGTGAACCCAGAATCATCCCCCTCACTTTTCCCAGAACTTAGGCAATTTATGAAGACATTCTTGTTAGTCGAgtgttccttttccctttcaaAATCCTCTGTCAAAGACCTTGTTATCTTCTTATTTCGGGAACTGCTAAAACCAACAGAATGTCTTCCCCTGGCTTTAGTATGTTCTTCCAAACTCAGTTTTTGCATACTGCTCTGACCAGGTTGAGCACCATTTGAAATACTAAGGTTCTGGTTGGTAGGTTCTTGCTTAGGTTCACTCCCTTTCTTATGATGAAAGCTGATGGATGGAGTACGGAAGAGGCTTCTGCGTTTACCTGTACTACCTGAGCTTGAGTTAGTGCTGGAAGGAGAGGAACTGTGGACACCGACCGTATTACTGGAGGAGGgtgaagaaggaagagaatcGTGTTTTCTGCTAATACTCCTTCTGAATATTGGCAACCGGGAGACCAGAGTAGATCGTCTTGATCCGGAGTCCCCCATTGGGACTCCAAGGCTTGTGCTGCGATAGCTAACTTAGTAACCTGagaaaagttaaaacaaacagaataaaTTACAAGAATTCAATTATaaacatgacattttaaaacaaaatactgtTTTCTGATTCATGACACAAAATTTGTGCTacactaaaataataaatattacaatTCTGATACTTAAGGAATTCTCTGAATCTCTATGTAGCAAAATATCCAATAATCTGTAGGGAAATTTTATACTGGTGCAAAAACATAAAGATGACCAAGAATAATTAAAGTCTATTCAAAAGAGTACTGTATTAGAAGACTTAAGAACATTATTCAAGAccaaggcaatagcaccccactcaagtactcttgcctagaatcccagggactggggagcctggtgggctgccatctatggggtcgcacagagtcggacacgactgaagcgacttagcagcaacagcagccttACTACTCATACTGGTTCTGTGATTTGGTAAATTGTTTAATCTtaactttttatgtttctttatttagATTTAGTAGGCATGTGACAGGCATGATCACTGTCTTCTGAGTAAAATCCCCCACCACTGCCTGTTGGCCAGCACGAGATGAACCACGGGACTCAACAAGTAACTGACCCAAGCTTAACAGAATCACAGACCAGACTAAGGCATGACCTGATCCTAGAATCTCCACTCAAAGAAAAACCAACCGAGACATATTCTTCCTCTTGGAGTTTGATTTAGGGAGTTTACAGATTATCAGTCCACTGGCAGAGGAAAGTAAACCACATCATAAAGGATCAAGAGAAGAGTTATACACAAGATAAAGTTATGAGGAAACCACTGTTGTGagttaaagaaaagatgaatttttGAAAGTTAATTCAACTGGTAATGCTGAGTAAGCCTACATACAGAGAAAAGtagaaacacagaaaatgaataaacaagagtAATGTCAGAGTACTGATGATGAAgacaagaaagaagaggaagaaaaggtggCCAATGCAGTTTATTAACTGTCATGCACCAAATACTTGAAATAGATTATCTTTCTTTAATGCTTATAACTAGAGAAGTAGCTCTTAACTCTGGTCACTTTACAACTGAAAGGTAAATTGCCTACATCACTCAAAGCAGGACTAGAAAGCGAAGCCGTCTCTAACCACAGGGTCAGTTCATAATCAGCATGATATACACTGctttcatgaaagtaaaaagccAAGAGCTTATGCTGCAGAAGGCCCATATGTCCCTTTTCAGAAATTCCAAGTTGTATGGTAGATCTTTCTCTTACAGTGACTACTATTTTTCTTCActactatttttctttcctttcataatGTGACATTATTTGGtttctactttgttttgttttgctgtgatTCTGAATTTCAGTTAATTCCTTAACGATAATGTGCACACCCCCACTTTTTCAATTTGAATCATATTGTTTCACTTTGCTGTTTAGTGCAACCATAACTAACAATAACAAATACTACATTAAATGACAAGCCCTCCACTTTATcatccttgctgctaagtcgcttcagtcgtgtccgactctgtgcgaccccatagacagcagcccaccaggctcccccgtccctgggattctccaggcaagaatactggagtgggatgccatttccttctccaatgcatgaaagtgaaaagtcaaagtgaagtcactcagtcgtgtccgactcttcgcaaccccatggactgcaacccaccaggctcctccgtccatgggattttccaggcaggagtactggagtggggtgccattgccttccccagtaTCATCCTTACAGATACGAAACTGATCAAGTATACACTTTCATGGCCTTGAAGAAGTgtatgaaaaaaacagaaaatatgttcTCTGTCagatactaagtcgcttcagtcgtgtccgactcttagcgaccccatagactgcagcctaccaggctcctccgtccatgggattttccaggcaagagtactggagtggggtgccactgcacTCTTAAATACTTGATAtcttgttctgctgctgctgctgctaacttgcttcagtcgtgtccgactctgtgcaaccccatagacggcagcccaccaggctccaccgtccctgggattttccaggcaagaacactggagtgggttgccatttccttttccaatgcatgaaagtgaaaagtgaaagtgaagttgctcagtcatgtcagactctttgcgaccccatggactgcagcctaccaggctcctccatccatgggattttccaggcaagagtactggagtggggtgccatcgccttctctgatgtcTTGTTCTAAATGATATAAAATCAATTTGCCCTCCATGATTTTTATCAGATGGTCTTTAACTGCACTCACTaaatgtgaatttaactcaaactATGTGCTAACTGCTTCTAAAACATTTAAGTATTCTTGTAAGACTCTGACTGAAGaaagtttaaaatacaaagaCATTTTCATTTGCGAGGTCTTCAACAAATTAAAACTATCTCATTTTCCTCTCAGCTTATATATTCTGAAATGGatgcaaaaaataatacaatttttttacattttcacagttaataataatgtaatgaATATCATTCTCAgctgtgtttttttatttatatgcaaGATTTATTTCCATTCAAAGCCCAGTGAATAACTTTGCTCCAATTAGAGTATTATCAGCCATAACGATTTGCAGCTGGTGGTGAACCTAGGGATTTCAATGCTTTAATGTCAAGATATTTACCATTATGtttcaaatatattcagaatTCATATATATTATGTTTCTTAATCTCTTTTCAGTAATTCTTGCAGCTCTATCAGCAACTAAAAGAGTGAGTAAATACCATATCTCTTAGGCAAGTAtacaaatgatttatttaataatgaaaaactttcagaaaaaaagaattacaacaAATACACCTCTTTCTAAACCCTTAATGAAAATAACCAGACTTccatttactatatatatatgctacTAATAGATCTACTATTAATATaaagattgactatattctttgcagccgaagatggagaagctctatacagtcagcaaaaataagaccaggaactgactgtggctcagatcatgaattccttattgcctaattcagacgtaaattgaagaaagtagggaaaaccactagaccatttaggtctgacctaaataaaatcccttatgattatatagtggaagtgagaaatagatttaagggactagatctgatagatagagtgcctgatgaactatggacggaggttcgtaacattgtacaggagacagggatcaagactatccccatggaaaagaaatgcaaaaaagcaaaatggctgtctggggagaccttacaaatagctgtgaaaacaagagaggtgaaaagcaaaggagaaaaggaaagatataagcatctgaatgcagagttccaaagaatagcaaggagagataagaaagccttcctcagtgatcaatgcaaagaaattgaggaaaacaacagaatggaaaagactagagatctcttcaagaaattagagataccaagggaacatttcaagtaaagatgggctcgataaaggacagaaatggtatggacctaacagaaacagaagatattaagaagaggtagcaagaatacccagaagaattgtacaaaaaatctcttcacaaccaagataatcacgatggtatgatcactcacctagagccagacatcctgaaatgtgaagtcaagtgggccttagaaagcatcactgtgaacaaacctagtggaggtgatggaattccagttgagctatttcaagtcctggaagatgatgctatgaaagtgttgcactcaatatgccagcaaatttggaaaactcatcagtggccacaggactggaaaaggtcagttttcattccaatcccaaagaaaggcaatgccaaagaatgctcaaactaccgcacaattgcactcatctcacacgctagtaaagtaatgctcaaaattctccaagccaggcttcagcaatatgtgaaccgtgaacttccagatgttcaagctggttttagaaaaggcagaggaaccaaagatcaaactgccaacatccgttggatcatggaaaaagcaagagagttccataaaaacatctatttctgctttattgactatgccaaagccttggctgtgtggatcacaataaactgtggaaaattcttcaagagatgggattaccagaccacctgacttgcctcttgagaaacctatatgcaggtctggaagcaacagttacaactggacatggaacaacagactggttccaaataggaaaatgagtacgtcaaggctgtatattgtcaccctgcttatttaacttatatgcagagtacatcatgacaaacgctgggctgaaagaagcacaagctggaattgagattgccaggagaaatatcaataacctcagatatgcagatgacaccacccttatggcagaaagtgaagaggaactaaaaagcctcttgatgaaagtgaaagaggagagtgaaaaagttggcttaaagctcaacattcagaaaactgagatcatggcatctggtcccatcacttcatgggaaatagatggggaaacagtggaaacagtgtcagactttattttggggggctccaaaatcactgcagatggtgatttcagccatgaaattaaaagacgcttactccttggaaggaaagttatgaccaacttcgataacatattgaaaagcagagacattactttgccaacaaaggtccgtctagtcaaggctatggtttttcctgtggtcatgtatggatgtgagagttggactgtgaagaaagctgagtgctaaagaattgatgcttttgaactgtggtgttggagaagactcttgagactgcaaggagatccaaccagtccattctaaaggagatcagtcctgggtgttctttggaaggactgatgctgaagctgaaattccaatactttggccacctcatgcgaagagttgactcattggaaaagactctgatgctggaagggattgggggcaggaggagaaggggacgacagaggatgagatggctggatggcattaccaactcgatggacatgagtttgagtgaactctgggagttggtgatggacagggaggcctggcatgctgcgattcatggggtcacaaagagtcagacacgactgagtgactgaactgaactgaactgaatatatctaCACTGATTTCTTTATGTAAAAACATTATAGACATACAGAGATATTTATACATTGAATGGGATGACATGGagttgatataaaatatattagagaCAAAAATCTTTTATGTTTCACTTTATCTGCTAATAGTCACTTAAATGAAGTTCTTCATTCCAGCTAAACTGGAGAACGACAAAACTATCTGTACAGTTGGGATTATCCGTACTATTTAGAAAGACTCTTTAAAGTCTGGATGCTATCTGTATCTCCAGATTCATTATTCTCCTCCTCATATTTTATTCTCCAATTGCACTGATTACTACTTGCCATTTTCTGTTCACTTTCACCATCAAGACATTAGCAGATGTGGGTCCATCTACTTCCAATGTCCACTGTTGTAGAAAATTTCTATTTCTACAACATGGTCCCTCCCAGAATGTCATCTCTGACGCCCATTTTCATGCTGTCTTTCATCTTGGACTTCGTACGTCTCTTAAATCCATCCTCAAGGTCTAACTTTCATAGCAAGCATCTGACTTTACAATTTTACCTTAGGTTTCTTAATGGCAAATGCTACTTCTTCTTCAAGACCCCAGTGCCTAATACACAATCAATGCCTACAGAGTAAATGGATGtcataaagcaaaattttaactTGAACACATCAGTATCTCAAACATAAACAAGCATATTTTCTCTCTCACTACCAAAAATAAATGctaccattttgagtttaattatgttgaattccAACTTTCAGTCATGAATTAATTTGAAAGCCTTTCAAACTGTAAAATCAATGATCTACATTTTGCTTACATGTGAAGATAATGCTAATAAACTGAATAACACATCATCAAGTCAACTTTGACTTTTCatgaaagacaaatacaaaaagataaatacatggtaattttatttttactataaattTACTACAATTATAACTATTTTAATTCTTTAGCAAATCTTgcacatattttcatatgtttttataaatttccAAATCAGACAAAacatattttctcaatttttatctAATGTGTCTTAGCTTAGAAGTCATAGTCACTTTAATCATAacaggtttaaaaaatatataggttGAATTAGACCTGCTCATTGTCCAAGGACCTttattatcataaatattttctttgaaaatacaaattcttCATGTAAGATTATCTTCTAAATATACTTCTAATGCTGTCTAAATAAACAAGTTACCCTGATGTACAGAAACACCATCTTAAAAATGCAGACTGACTATATTAAAAGTGGTATGAAACTCAGTTCTACCTCAACTGAAGAAATAATATCCTTTGTTCTTGAGCACACAATTTAACAAAAAGCTCCCAGAAAGTACTTTATTCAGTGATCTCTACAACCTTAGCAAATACTACCATTACCCTTAATAGAGCACAACTTACATGGTTGATCTATTCCAAATAAACTGGAGCTAAATTTCTTATTTGGCATGGTTTAGAAGGATGTGAATTCCATTTCAAGAGGTTATATAAATCATTAATATGTTACCTATTTAAAATTAGAGTTAaagcaaaatacattaaaaaataatatatgctgaaaaattatacttttcttcCACAATTCCAAAGGCATTAACCAAAGACATAAAATAACCTTTTAAGTTTTCACAGCTATCACCTTGGAACCTGGGTGCTATATGCACAAACAGGTATGCCTATCTGTGCAAGtaaaagaaatagaacaaaatagccttcatcttttttttccctgtaattttcTATTTCCTAGAATTTAGACAGTCCTAATATTATTCAACTATGAGCCAAAGATGATAAAGGGACCCAAAGTCCCACATCTGAGATAGtattatgtattctttttctctctcccaaaCTAGTAGTATATTACTGCAAAAACAAGACTACACAAAGAACCTTTTATACAGACATGTGATCAGCATAACAAAATGGGTTTCTAATGCAAGGTCTGCCACTTACTAGTAGTGAGAACTAGAACACAGATAATAATTATTGTATAGTGATTCATCTTCAAGGATGGAAGGTATAACAACAGAAAAACATATAACACTCTGCTTGGTACAGAGTAAATttggactttctttttttaatgaaatgcatCCAAGCAAGTGGTACATGACAGTACAGCACACAGAGTAATTATGAGAATGAGCTATTTATCAAAATCTACCCCGATGACTCAATTTAAAAACCCATCTAAAAATCTAGGGGGAAGTGTATAAACTGAGGTCAGTATTCTTACCCCTTGTGATACACCTTCCTAAAGTAcacatttttattacaattttaaaataaaacaaatatttgaaatgtgTGTGGGGAATGTTACATAAGTTAAGTACGATCCTGGCTCTATCTTTTCTCAAAAAGGATATCAGAAAATAACCAGGTAGAGCCTAAATGACCACACTGAAAAGGAATCAGTGATACATGgtgaaaatgggaaaaaagaatattcataGAAGTCAAATACTCACTAGGCAATAACcttcaacattaagaaaataatgacaGGAAAC from Bos indicus x Bos taurus breed Angus x Brahman F1 hybrid chromosome 6, Bos_hybrid_MaternalHap_v2.0, whole genome shotgun sequence harbors:
- the CCSER1 gene encoding serine-rich coiled-coil domain-containing protein 1 isoform X2, giving the protein MGDSGSRRSTLVSRLPIFRRSISRKHDSLPSSPSSSNTVGVHSSSPSSTNSSSGSTGKRRSLFRTPSISFHHKKGSEPKQEPTNQNLSISNGAQPGQSSMQKLSLEEHTKARGRHSVGFSSSRNKKITRSLTEDFEREKEHSTNKNVFINCLSSGKSEGDDSGFTEEQTRRSVKQSTKKLLTKSFSSHYKLSKPVPQSQSISLVQQSEFSLEITQYQEREPVLVRGSPSCSVDVTERAGSSLQSPLLSADLTTAQTPSEFLALTEDSVSETDAFPKSGSMASHCDNLGHNDSTSQISPNPAAVTKTTRDLRGTVPCAIVSPGKYRLEGRCSTESNSLPETSAANQKEVLLQITKLPVMNGSDSETRLSTDTREDHIVIQNGETMLATSSPRKFGFYEHHKAIAERVKGIHPISDSRIIPSSGDHHVLNKTSYGYDANPAKVLASSLSPYREGRFIERRLRSSSEGTAGSSRMILKPKDGNVEEVNSLRKQRASSSSSKMNSMDVLNNLGSCELDEDDLMLDLEFLEEQNLHPSVCREDSYHSVVSCAAVVLTPMEPTVEMKKREELKFREPSKQNLSLKLAKDIDQEARCSHIRRVPSSPSSDWPLPSVEENGGIDSLPFRLMLQDCTAVKTLLLKMKRVLQESADMSPASSTTSLPVSPLAEEPLPFKDIMKDECSMLKLQLKEKDELISQLQEELEKVQHLQKAFASRVDKSTQTELLGYDGLNLKRLESVQGGREGTAYGSAPVPSRRQLCYISKSNCEPKSQHKGQKNNAYSHRGPF
- the CCSER1 gene encoding serine-rich coiled-coil domain-containing protein 1 isoform X3, encoding MGDSGSRRSTLVSRLPIFRRSISRKHDSLPSSPSSSNTVGVHSSSPSSTNSSSGSTGKRRSLFRTPSISFHHKKGSEPKQEPTNQNLSISNGAQPGQSSMQKLSLEEHTKARGRHSVGFSSSRNKKITRSLTEDFEREKEHSTNKNVFINCLSSGKSEGDDSGFTEEQTRRSVKQSTKKLLTKSFSSHYKLSKPVPQSQSISLVQQSEFSLEITQYQEREPVLVRGSPSCSVDVTERAGSSLQSPLLSADLTTAQTPSEFLALTEDSVSETDAFPKSGSMASHCDNLGHNDSTSQISPNPAAVTKTTRDLRGTVPCAIVSPGKYRLEGRCSTESNSLPETSAANQKEVLLQITKLPVMNGSDSETRLSTDTREDHIVIQNGETMLATSSPRKFGFYEHHKAIAERVKGIHPISDSRIIPSSGDHHVLNKTSYGYDANPAKVLASSLSPYREGRFIERRLRSSSEGTAGSSRMILKPKDGNVEEVNSLRKQRASSSSSKMNSMDVLNNLGSCELDEDDLMLDLEFLEEQNLHPSVCREDSYHSVVSCAAVVLTPMEPTVEMKKREELKFREPSKQNLSLKLAKDIDQEARCSHIRRVPSSPSSDWPLPSVEENGGIDSLPFRLMLQDCTAVKTLLLKMKRVLQESADMSPASSTTSLPVSPLAEEPLPFKDIMKDECSMLKLQLKEKDELISQLQEELEKVQHLQKAFASRVDKSTQTELLGYDALWNPTCTEGLFKPVHNIST